The genomic region GTTTTCACTTGCTTCTTTCTTTACCATCTGCAAGGAAACCCCCATCAAATCCCTTACCATAGATTCCACATCGCGCCCGACATAGCCCACCTCAGTAAACTTGGTAGCTTCGACCTTGATGAACGGGGCACCGCTGAGCTGGCTTATCCGTCTGGCCAATTCAGTCTTTCCACATCCTGTAGGACCGATGAGTATCATGTTCTTGGGAGATACTTCATCCCTGATCTCAGGAGGAAGCCTCTTACGTCTGGTGCGGTTCCTGATAGCAACAGCAATCGTACGCTTTGCTTTTTCCTGTCCGATTATATACTTGTCCAACTCAGCCACAATCTGTGACGGTTTCATTTCATCCAAATTCTGCAATTGTTTCATTCTTGCTTTCCTATAATAAAGGGAACCGTAGCCACGTTCCCTACTAATTTTTCTTTGTAGCATCCATAAAGGTTTCAGGTTCACCTGGAACCTCAACCAAAATCTTGTCATCGGTATAGATGCACAGGGACGATGCAATCTTGACGCTTCTGTAGGCAATCTCACGTGCATCCATATCCACTTTTGCATCAATATATGCCAGAGCTGCAGAAAGCGCAAAGTTTCCGCCGCTTCCGATAGCCATTACATTGTATTCCGGTTCAACGACATCACCGACGCCGGTAAGCAGGAGAATCTTGTCATTGTTCGCCACGATCATCTGTGCATCAAGCTGCCTCAGTTGCTGGTCAGCTCTCCATAGCTTTGCCATTTCCACTGCCGACCGTACCAAGTCGCCGGAATATTTCTTCAGTTTCTGTTCAAAGTGCTCAAAAAGGGTAAAGGCATCAGCCGTTCCACCGGCAAAACCGGTAACGACCTGTCCGTCATAAAGCTGACGGACCTTCCGTGCATTTCCCTTTAGAATAGTGTTTCCGGCAGTTACCTGTCCGTCACCGGCCAATGCAACCTTACCGTCTTTCTTCACTGCTACGATTGTAGTTCCTCTGTATTGTTCCATT from Spirochaetia bacterium harbors:
- the hslV gene encoding ATP-dependent protease subunit HslV yields the protein MEQYRGTTIVAVKKDGKVALAGDGQVTAGNTILKGNARKVRQLYDGQVVTGFAGGTADAFTLFEHFEQKLKKYSGDLVRSAVEMAKLWRADQQLRQLDAQMIVANNDKILLLTGVGDVVEPEYNVMAIGSGGNFALSAALAYIDAKVDMDAREIAYRSVKIASSLCIYTDDKILVEVPGEPETFMDATKKN